One Serratia liquefaciens genomic window, CGACCAGGATCAGGCCGGCGTCGTCAAACAGCTTGCTCAGCACGTCGTTTGCCTTGTAGCTCAGCTCGCGCATGCGCGCCAGGTGCTCTTTGTTCACCCAGCCGAAGGTTTCACAGTAGGATTCGTTGACCATCGGATCGTGCATGGCATCGTTTTTCAGGAACAGGTCGAACAGCGGCGGGTTCAGTACCAGGCCTTCTTCAATGCCCAGACGCTTCACCAGTGAGCCGGCAGCACGGTTGCGGATCACGCACTCGACCGGCACCATGTCCAGCTTCTTCACCAGCACTTCGTTGTCTGACAGCAGGCGTTCCATTTGCGTCGGGATGCCGGCCTCTTCCAGTTTGCTCATAATGAAATGGTTAAACTTGTTGTTCACCATGCCTTTGCGATCGAACTGCTCAATGCGCTGACCATCC contains:
- the purC gene encoding phosphoribosylaminoimidazolesuccinocarboxamide synthase, which encodes MQKLAELYRGKAKTVYTTENPDLLVLEFRNDTSALDGQRIEQFDRKGMVNNKFNHFIMSKLEEAGIPTQMERLLSDNEVLVKKLDMVPVECVIRNRAAGSLVKRLGIEEGLVLNPPLFDLFLKNDAMHDPMVNESYCETFGWVNKEHLARMRELSYKANDVLSKLFDDAGLILVDFKLEFGLFNGEVVLGDEFSPDGSRLWDKNTLDKMDKDRFRQSLGGLIEAYEEVARRIGVKLD